TGCCGCGAGCGGGGACTAGTGGAGCTCAGGCTGAGCTGATGGTGGCTCTGCAGCGACGCAAACGGGCCCACAGAGGGACTTTGCAGGGGTTTGGGACTGCTACTGCTCAATGGAGAGCTACTAGGCGAGTTGGCACCCGAATTGCCACTTTGGCTTTGCCGCCGCATGTGCGACTGGATGCAGGAGCGGGCCGAGTCCTGGTATCCTTTTGGCAGATTGGCCAATAGCCGGGTCATTTGCGGCGTGTTAAGGTTATACAGGGCAACCAGGCAGCTCCTGGCCTGGGAGCGCAGTTCCATCGACTTCTGGTCCGCTGCCAGCTGGGCCAACTTAAGGACCGTCCGCTCGCATGCCTGGCTCTGGTCGCTGGGGAAATCGCTGCCCTTGCAGTATGTGTTGGCCAAATCCGTGAGGAAGCGCAGGATGGCGATACGCGTCTTGGTTGTCGGCGTCTGCGTGGAGTCCGAGATAATCCTGAATAGCTCCTTGAGCTGCAACTGCGTGGGGAAGTACTCGTGCACCACCTGTAGCGTCTTCCAGATCTTGCTGTGCATCGAGTTGAGGAGATCGGTGCCCAGTTTGTTGAACAGTCGCGTCAGCAGGATGAAGAGCCAGTCGTGCAGCTCGGGCGCATGGACCAGTATCAGCTCAGTGACCGTATCCAGGAACAGCGAGTACACCTTGGTGTGCGTGTCCATGAACATCTTGCGGAACATGTCCAGAACGCATTGCAACTGCTGCTGAGTGAGCTCCTTTCCATCGGCTAGATACTGGGTGAGGCTTATGAGCCCATCTTTTCTTTCAGACCAATGCGTTGAGGCGCAGAACTGAATTATAGTCTCGATGTCGTCAAAAGGCGCCCGCTGCGTGCTCCAGTCCAATCGGGTGTGGCTCCCGCTGAGCGAGTAGTTGGATTTATTGCCTCTAGTGTAGCTCGAATCGAAAGATCGCTCCGAGCACACAGAACTGGCTTCGGAATCGATGTCATCGGACTCATCGCGACCCAGGAGCTTCCTGCCCATCCGCATTCCACCGCTGCGCATGTAGTCCCCGGACACATAGTCCGGTTGTCCATCCTCTGCACCGCCAAGTGTGTGCTCTGCTTCTCGGGACTGCGCCAGAAGTCGAGCTGCCGCCGATGGTCTCACAGGGTTATTCCTCTCAGGCGTGCGTCGAGATCCCGCTCCTGTGGAGTACATACTGCGCTTCATCAGGCCACCTCCTGACCTAGTTGGACTCGTTTCTCTGGAGCTGGCTGTGCTGCGTGGAATTCCAGAGGCCTTTTTGGGTATGGCGCCAGTGGCTCCACGATAGTAGTTACTAATTCCGCCGTATTGATCCCGCAGCTTAGTGCTTGGCGAGGTAGAACGTGATCCTGGCTGCGATTGAGACACACCTGCTCGTCCACGGGGGCGTGGCGTTACCGATCCCGGCGTGGTGGCCGGCGTGCTACCGCTATTGGAATTTAGACGTGGCCTGGGGAGGGACCCACTGGCCGCTGCTCCAGTCATAGGTGCCTGCTGGGAATTGCTGGGACCCAGTGGCTTCCTCTGCCTCGAATAGAGCGTATATTGCGCCCTGGCTTTGGCTCTTTGGGCAGCAGCAGTGTCCACCGCCGAAATGGATCTCATACTGGGCGTTGGCTTCTGCAGAGTTCCAGGGGTTCGGCCAATGCGGGATACAGTTCGTCTTGTTTCCGGTGGAGCCACaattcctcctcctcctccgccctCTCGCTCTTTTTCCAATGCTCGCTGAGCAGCTATGTCTAGAGTACCATAAATCTGATCTGCCAGTTCTGGAAAGTGCCGTCTGAAAGCCCAGTAAGCACATCTGGAATGGCGGCGAGCATCGCTGTCCGCATCGCCAATGGACTTCTTCAAGGTGTCCCTTAGAACAGTGGCATGCCTCTCCAGCGCTTTGGTCTGCCACTCCTCGAagagcagcaccatcagctcGCAGAGAGTGGATCTTATGTCCTTTGACTTTGACTGATTTAGCGTGTCCGTGTAGATCTTGAGCAGCTTCGGCGCGTGGGTATACTTGATTATGTACTTCAGAGCCAAAGTGGACGCTGACGCTATGACCTTTGCGCTGTTCTGTATAAGATTGATCAGGTGCTCCAAAATGCTCCAGCTGAAGGCGTCCAACTTGTTCCTTAACGTCTTGGACATATAGGCGATGGTGATACACGCCTCGCGGATCACCTGTGAGCGCAACTCTTCCTTGAGGATATCCACAAAGCTCAGCGACAGCTCCTTTAGCTGCACCGCCACAAATTGCGGCTGGGTGTGATAGCTGAGTATAAGCAACGCCCGGATCTTCTTTAACGCATCCACGCGTTTCTCCCAGTCGGCGTTTTTATCGCTGATGATCACTAGTACTTGCTTGTAGATGTCGTCCATGTCCTTGGCGTGGAATATGTTCAACTGTGGGACCGTCTCAAAGCTGGCCTCGAAGGTCTCCATGGTCACGGCGCCGGCATCACCACTCACATCGTTCGTACTGGGTTTGGAGCGCAGTGAAGACGAGACAGCCGAGTGCAGTGGCCGCTTGATCATTCGGGTGGGTCGCTCCCTCAACCCAATGTTGTCAGCCTCATCCAAGCCAACtccattgccattgccgttGGTGTTTTTCAGGGCTGAAGGCAACAGTAGGCCCTCTTGCTTGACCTGGTCAAACTTCTGCTCCAACATGGCCAGTTTGGAGGCAGGTACGTCATCCATGCGACGCAGATCTGGTCGAAGGCGGTCCCCCACGTGTTTGTAGATCTCGACCAGCGTCTGAATGGCAGCTTCCCTCACATTGACCGTGGGATCCCCGA
This window of the Drosophila biarmipes strain raj3 chromosome 3L, RU_DBia_V1.1, whole genome shotgun sequence genome carries:
- the LOC108028247 gene encoding CLIP-associating protein — its product is MAYRKPSDLDGFIQQMPKADMRVKVQLAEDLVTFLSDDTNSIVCTDMGFLIDGLMPWLTGSHFKIAQKSLEAFSELIKRLGSDFNAYTATVLPHVIDRLGDSRDTVREKAQLLLRDLMEHRVLPPQALIDKLATSCFKHKNAKVREEFLQTIVNALHEYGTQQLSVRVYIPPVCALLGDPTVNVREAAIQTLVEIYKHVGDRLRPDLRRMDDVPASKLAMLEQKFDQVKQEGLLLPSALKNTNGNGNGVGLDEADNIGLRERPTRMIKRPLHSAVSSSLRSKPSTNDVSGDAGAVTMETFEASFETVPQLNIFHAKDMDDIYKQVLVIISDKNADWEKRVDALKKIRALLILSYHTQPQFVAVQLKELSLSFVDILKEELRSQVIREACITIAYMSKTLRNKLDAFSWSILEHLINLIQNSAKVIASASTLALKYIIKYTHAPKLLKIYTDTLNQSKSKDIRSTLCELMVLLFEEWQTKALERHATVLRDTLKKSIGDADSDARRHSRCAYWAFRRHFPELADQIYGTLDIAAQRALEKEREGGGGGGIVAPPETRRTVSRIGRTPGTLQKPTPSMRSISAVDTAAAQRAKARAQYTLYSRQRKPLGPSNSQQAPMTGAAASGSLPRPRLNSNSGSTPATTPGSVTPRPRGRAGVSQSQPGSRSTSPSTKLRDQYGGISNYYRGATGAIPKKASGIPRSTASSRETSPTRSGGGLMKRSMYSTGAGSRRTPERNNPVRPSAAARLLAQSREAEHTLGGAEDGQPDYVSGDYMRSGGMRMGRKLLGRDESDDIDSEASSVCSERSFDSSYTRGNKSNYSLSGSHTRLDWSTQRAPFDDIETIIQFCASTHWSERKDGLISLTQYLADGKELTQQQLQCVLDMFRKMFMDTHTKVYSLFLDTVTELILVHAPELHDWLFILLTRLFNKLGTDLLNSMHSKIWKTLQVVHEYFPTQLQLKELFRIISDSTQTPTTKTRIAILRFLTDLANTYCKGSDFPSDQSQACERTVLKLAQLAADQKSMELRSQARSCLVALYNLNTPQMTRLLANLPKGYQDSARSCIQSHMRRQSQSGNSGANSPSSSPLSSSSPKPLQSPSVGPFASLQSHHQLSLSSTSPRSRQSSVEQELLFSSELDIQHNIQKTSEEIRHCFGGQYQTALAPNGFNGHLQYHDQGQQDSCASLSSNSKTQSSANTTQSNTPESATMRLDNLDRDRTTQNAKSPQPTGDAKVHVVSLSMAENGELILPSDLMESEVVRVALTLTKDQPVELLQTSLTNLGICIKGGNCELPNKHFRSIMRMLLNILEADHTDVVIAGLHVLSKIMRSNKMRHNWMHFLELILLKIIQCYQHSKEALREIDSMIPRIAPSLPLDLSINIVNPVIATGEFPTNLCAIKILLEVTEHHGTEITDAHLDIVFPNLARSADDMQSMVRKAAVFCIVKLYFVLGEEKVKPKLSVLNPSKVRLLNVYIEKQRNCIGGGGGGSTKNSSAASSS